A window of the Bdellovibrio sp. ZAP7 genome harbors these coding sequences:
- a CDS encoding RNA methyltransferase encodes MNRFFISTPLGFENTALQEMKEIWPYLLGKDAKTHSLPFPEVAVLMGGLEFETELFQALQLNFFLKTANRLLLRMTSFRTKDLPKFYQKFKSLPWKEYLHHANVDWEVAAQKSRLNNEKRLQESAEKALQEIFAGQNGDSTCAAIYIRMEDDLCTISLDATGEHLHKRGWTVLKGEAPMRETIAAELLREMIGEATPAEVSSVNLCDPMMGSGTFLTEARGLWSGQFQRDYSFKQWKKCPKLFLSPSFALNYEIPARAPFKAVLGMDINPEMPEIGLKNFNEVEAQLKAYQRDEFKSQEHKFWVQDALQGVDLPGPLWMVVNPPYGERLPVAGKGGLKTLAAELCRLYKPQKLGILYPEKDRVQPAPNGYQIEKELKINNGGIRCLFTILTPL; translated from the coding sequence GTGAATCGTTTTTTTATTTCCACACCCCTTGGTTTCGAAAACACCGCTCTTCAGGAAATGAAAGAGATCTGGCCCTATCTTTTAGGAAAAGATGCAAAAACTCATTCTTTGCCATTTCCAGAAGTCGCCGTGCTGATGGGTGGGCTGGAATTTGAAACAGAGCTGTTTCAGGCTCTGCAATTGAATTTCTTTTTGAAAACGGCGAACCGTCTGTTGTTGCGAATGACTTCGTTTCGCACGAAAGATCTGCCAAAGTTCTATCAAAAATTTAAATCACTCCCATGGAAGGAATACCTTCATCACGCGAACGTCGATTGGGAAGTGGCTGCACAAAAAAGCCGTCTGAACAATGAAAAGCGTCTGCAGGAAAGTGCTGAAAAAGCCCTGCAGGAAATTTTCGCAGGTCAAAACGGTGATAGCACCTGTGCTGCGATTTACATTCGCATGGAAGATGATCTGTGCACGATCAGTTTGGATGCGACAGGCGAGCACTTACATAAACGTGGCTGGACCGTTTTAAAAGGTGAAGCTCCGATGCGTGAAACCATCGCAGCTGAACTTTTAAGAGAAATGATCGGGGAGGCGACTCCTGCCGAAGTGTCTTCGGTGAACCTGTGTGATCCGATGATGGGTTCGGGAACTTTCCTGACAGAGGCCCGAGGTTTATGGTCAGGACAATTCCAAAGAGATTATTCTTTTAAGCAATGGAAGAAGTGTCCAAAGCTTTTCTTGTCGCCAAGCTTTGCTTTGAACTATGAAATCCCGGCCCGTGCCCCGTTCAAAGCGGTCTTGGGTATGGACATCAATCCCGAGATGCCTGAAATCGGACTTAAGAACTTCAATGAAGTCGAAGCTCAGTTAAAAGCTTATCAACGGGATGAGTTTAAATCCCAGGAGCACAAATTCTGGGTTCAGGACGCCCTTCAAGGTGTGGACTTGCCCGGTCCACTGTGGATGGTCGTAAACCCTCCCTATGGGGAGCGTTTGCCGGTGGCGGGCAAAGGGGGCCTAAAGACCCTGGCGGCGGAGCTATGCCGTCTCTATAAGCCCCAGAAGCTTGGGATCCTGTATCCGGAAAAGGACCGGGTTCAACCGGCTCCTAATGGCTACCAAATCGAAAAGGAGCTCAAAATCAACAATGGCGGGATCCGCTGTCTGTTTACGATTTTGACACCCCTGTAA